A genomic region of Burkholderia humptydooensis contains the following coding sequences:
- a CDS encoding DUF4148 domain-containing protein: MKSIVVTAAAALVLAAPAVSFAQSSNGSLTRAQVIQELVDLESVGYQPSRGNDNTYPDDIQAAQRRLDAKRLAARKTAEAAHGPAVAGAAQAGKPAAGAQ, from the coding sequence TTGAAATCGATCGTCGTCACCGCTGCCGCCGCCCTCGTGCTCGCCGCACCGGCCGTCTCGTTTGCCCAGTCGTCGAACGGCTCGCTCACGCGCGCGCAAGTCATTCAGGAACTCGTCGATCTGGAATCCGTCGGCTATCAGCCGTCGCGCGGCAACGACAACACCTACCCCGACGACATCCAGGCCGCCCAGCGCCGTCTCGACGCGAAGCGCCTCGCCGCACGCAAGACGGCCGAGGCCGCGCACGGTCCGGCCGTCGCGGGAGCGGCACAAGCGGGCAAGCCCGCGGCCGGCGCGCAGTAA
- a CDS encoding porin, which translates to MKNIRFACATAGVLAATAAHAQSSVTLYGLIDAGIMYTNNVASGNSHGGLVQATTGAVNGSRFGVRGAEDLGGGLKALFVLENGLNAENGKLGQDGRLFGRFAYVGLSDNRFGTLTIGRQYDSLVDFVAPLSATAGTFGDASFAHPFDNDNLNHSLRINNAIKYTSNTYAGFKFGGMYAMSNSTDFATNRAYSFGASYTRGPLNVAAGYLQINGSKGTTAGSPGAVDIVESAANGKGGFSLGADRMRSYGGGLNYAFGPATVGFVYTRAEYENTASFGSTGGTVRFDNYELNGKYQLTPAFSIGGAYTYTDGHVDNTVKYGSDPKWHQVDLQAVYRLSLRTDVYLEGMYQHASGRNYVAMINTAGGASSTGNQVVAAVGLRTRF; encoded by the coding sequence GTGAAAAACATCCGGTTTGCATGCGCAACCGCAGGGGTTCTGGCCGCGACGGCCGCGCACGCGCAGAGCTCGGTCACGCTGTACGGCCTGATCGACGCGGGCATCATGTACACGAACAACGTCGCGAGCGGCAATTCGCACGGCGGCCTCGTGCAGGCGACGACAGGCGCGGTGAACGGCAGCCGCTTCGGCGTGCGCGGCGCCGAGGATCTCGGCGGCGGCCTGAAGGCACTGTTCGTGCTGGAGAACGGCTTGAACGCCGAGAACGGCAAGCTCGGCCAGGACGGCCGGCTGTTCGGCCGGTTCGCGTACGTCGGGCTGTCCGACAATCGTTTCGGCACCCTGACGATCGGCCGGCAATACGATTCGCTCGTCGATTTCGTCGCGCCGCTGTCGGCGACGGCGGGCACGTTCGGCGACGCGAGCTTCGCGCATCCGTTCGACAACGACAACCTGAACCACTCGCTGCGGATCAACAACGCGATCAAGTACACGAGCAACACGTACGCGGGCTTCAAGTTCGGCGGCATGTACGCGATGTCGAACAGCACCGATTTCGCGACGAACCGCGCATACAGCTTCGGCGCGAGCTACACGCGCGGGCCGCTGAACGTCGCGGCCGGCTACCTGCAGATCAACGGCTCGAAGGGGACGACGGCGGGCAGCCCGGGCGCGGTCGACATCGTCGAATCGGCGGCGAACGGCAAGGGCGGCTTCTCGCTCGGCGCGGACCGGATGCGCTCGTACGGCGGCGGCCTGAACTACGCGTTCGGCCCGGCGACGGTCGGCTTCGTCTACACGCGCGCCGAATACGAGAACACGGCGTCGTTCGGCTCGACGGGCGGCACGGTGCGCTTCGACAACTACGAACTGAACGGCAAGTATCAGTTGACGCCCGCATTCAGCATCGGCGGCGCGTACACGTACACGGACGGCCACGTCGACAACACCGTCAAATACGGTTCCGATCCGAAGTGGCATCAGGTCGATCTGCAGGCGGTGTACCGTTTGTCGCTGCGCACCGACGTCTACCTCGAAGGGATGTACCAGCACGCGTCGGGCCGCAATTACGTCGCGATGATCAATACCGCGGGCGGCGCGTCGTCGACGGGCAATCAGGTCGTCGCGGCGGTCGGCCTGCGCACGCGCTTCTAA